The Rhodocytophaga rosea genome has a segment encoding these proteins:
- a CDS encoding hydroxypyruvate isomerase family protein, with amino-acid sequence MERRHFLKNSLLTGITALSASASIGAVQNQKDTTPFKMKFSPEFGIFAELSGKDPVDQVKWGYDQGFRAWENTMLKDRPIADQERISKAMQQLGMEFGQFVGTLTFKDVTFAGRDTSLREKVLSDVKASVDIAKRMNTKFVHNVLGVYDPKLPWDFQMANAIDLLKRIADIYEPHGIVMVMESMNHKIDHPNMFLHTIPQAYALAKAVGRPSVKVLFDFYHVQIQEGNLLPTLDYAWDEVAYIQMGDTPGRKEPTSGEINYWKVLQHVQDKGYKGFVGLEHGISKPGKEGALAALKAYRSVDPK; translated from the coding sequence ATGGAACGCCGCCACTTTTTAAAAAATAGTTTACTTACCGGAATCACAGCACTTTCGGCATCTGCTAGTATCGGAGCTGTTCAGAATCAAAAAGATACTACGCCTTTTAAAATGAAATTTTCTCCAGAATTTGGCATTTTCGCAGAGCTTTCTGGAAAAGATCCGGTAGACCAAGTGAAATGGGGATATGACCAGGGATTCCGTGCCTGGGAAAATACTATGCTCAAAGACAGGCCGATAGCCGATCAGGAACGCATCAGCAAAGCCATGCAACAACTGGGTATGGAATTCGGGCAGTTTGTGGGAACGCTTACCTTTAAGGATGTCACCTTTGCCGGAAGAGATACCAGTCTCCGGGAAAAGGTATTGAGTGATGTAAAGGCATCCGTAGACATTGCCAAACGGATGAATACTAAATTTGTGCACAACGTATTGGGTGTTTACGATCCAAAACTTCCCTGGGACTTTCAGATGGCCAATGCCATCGACCTGCTCAAACGCATCGCCGATATCTACGAACCGCATGGCATTGTGATGGTAATGGAATCGATGAACCACAAAATCGATCATCCGAATATGTTTCTGCATACCATTCCACAGGCGTATGCCCTAGCAAAAGCTGTCGGCCGTCCGAGTGTGAAAGTGCTGTTTGATTTTTACCACGTACAAATTCAGGAGGGCAACTTGCTTCCTACTTTAGATTATGCCTGGGATGAGGTTGCGTATATCCAGATGGGCGATACACCAGGCCGCAAAGAACCTACTTCCGGAGAAATTAATTACTGGAAAGTATTGCAGCATGTGCAGGATAAAGGCTACAAAGGTTTTGTTGGCTTGGAACACGGAATTAGTAAACCTGGTAAAGAAGGCGCCTTGGCCGCCCTGAAAGCGTATCGTTCAGTTGACCCCAAATAG
- a CDS encoding prohibitin family protein, with protein sequence MLIAIIGIVMLIIAFSLSKSNYQVYRYATGIKVAGVALILIGALASSVVQVDAGEVGVQKLFGKVSDRTLESGLNVVNPLVEVTTFNIKTQNYTMSATHEQGDNQGDDAIRVLSSDGLEVVIDLTVLYKVMPAQSPNILREIGTDYKDIIVRPITRTKIRDNAVYYDAVSLYSTKREEFQSRIFKDIEANFKTRGLLLEQLLIRNLNLPASVKQTIESKINAEQEAQKMTFVLQKEKQEAERKRVEAQGIADYQQILSTGLSDKQLQYESIKAQQAIATSPNSKVIIMGAGRGNMPLLISDK encoded by the coding sequence ATGCTCATCGCAATCATAGGCATTGTTATGCTGATTATCGCCTTTTCATTAAGTAAATCTAATTATCAGGTATATAGATATGCTACTGGCATTAAAGTAGCCGGTGTGGCACTTATACTCATAGGAGCACTGGCTTCTTCGGTGGTGCAGGTAGATGCCGGGGAAGTAGGTGTACAAAAACTATTTGGAAAAGTGAGCGACCGCACCCTGGAAAGTGGCTTAAATGTGGTAAATCCGCTGGTTGAAGTTACTACATTTAATATCAAAACGCAGAATTATACCATGTCGGCGACACATGAGCAAGGCGACAACCAAGGGGACGATGCCATTCGTGTATTATCGTCGGATGGTCTTGAAGTAGTGATAGACCTGACTGTATTGTATAAAGTGATGCCTGCACAATCACCTAACATTTTGCGGGAGATCGGCACAGATTATAAAGACATTATTGTACGGCCTATCACCCGCACCAAGATTCGCGATAATGCCGTGTATTACGATGCCGTTTCTTTGTATTCTACTAAAAGAGAGGAGTTTCAAAGCCGTATTTTCAAAGACATAGAAGCCAACTTTAAAACCCGTGGTTTGCTGCTGGAACAATTACTTATCCGGAATCTCAATCTGCCGGCTTCTGTCAAACAAACCATTGAATCTAAAATTAATGCAGAACAGGAAGCCCAGAAAATGACTTTTGTCTTGCAGAAAGAAAAACAGGAAGCCGAACGCAAAAGGGTAGAAGCGCAGGGTATTGCCGATTATCAGCAGATCCTGAGTACCGGGCTCAGTGATAAACAACTGCAATATGAAAGTATTAAAGCACAACAAGCCATTGCTACCTCGCCTAATTCTAAAGTTATCATTATGGGTGCCGGACGTGGAAATATGCCGCTGCTTATCAGCGATAAGTAA
- a CDS encoding mandelate racemase/muconate lactonizing enzyme family protein — MTKSRLKQLLSKLNATSPAPETSGLPEESNRLDRRSFMQKAGFGGLSLSALMFAPTEEQLEYTTQKVSRASNPSDLKITDLRIAEVAGAPMRVPIIRIDTNQGIYGYGEVRDGASKRYALFLKSRLLGENPCNVEKVFKKIKQFGGHSRQAGGVCGVEMALWDLAGKAFNVPVYQMLGGRYRDKVRMYTDTTSSDDASEFGKRMKARADKGYTFLKMDFGIEMIQNIPGALIGHKNFGGEPLRQWGPSEYANTKHPFTNIQITDKGLDEIVKYVAAVRDAVGYDIPLAADHLGHMGVNSNIRLGKALEKYQLAWLEDMVPWEYTKLWKQITDAIDTPTLTGEDIYLKEEFIKLIDAGAVDMIQPDLASSGGILETKRIGDFAEERGVPMAMHFAGTPVGFMANVHCAAATQNFVALEHHSVDVPWWEDLVTGDKPLVKDGFAPVPNKPGLGIELNEKVVKEHLFKGEQYFAPTPEWNEDRSADRLWS; from the coding sequence ATGACTAAAAGCAGACTCAAACAATTACTTTCCAAACTCAATGCCACTTCTCCAGCGCCGGAAACATCTGGCCTGCCGGAAGAATCTAACCGCCTGGACCGCCGTTCTTTCATGCAAAAAGCCGGTTTTGGAGGCTTGAGCCTGAGTGCCTTAATGTTTGCCCCTACAGAGGAACAACTCGAATATACTACCCAGAAAGTAAGCCGGGCGTCCAATCCTTCGGATCTTAAAATCACCGACCTGCGCATTGCCGAAGTAGCAGGTGCTCCTATGCGTGTGCCCATCATCCGGATTGATACCAACCAGGGAATATATGGATATGGTGAAGTACGGGATGGGGCCAGTAAACGTTATGCTTTGTTTCTGAAAAGCCGCCTGCTGGGTGAAAATCCTTGTAATGTGGAAAAGGTCTTTAAAAAGATCAAGCAATTTGGCGGACATAGCCGTCAGGCTGGTGGTGTGTGCGGCGTAGAAATGGCATTGTGGGATCTGGCTGGCAAAGCCTTTAATGTGCCGGTATACCAGATGCTGGGCGGCCGCTACCGGGATAAAGTGCGCATGTATACCGATACCACCAGTTCCGATGATGCCAGCGAATTTGGAAAGCGCATGAAAGCAAGAGCAGATAAAGGATATACGTTTCTGAAAATGGATTTTGGCATCGAAATGATCCAGAATATTCCTGGTGCTTTGATCGGGCATAAAAATTTTGGAGGAGAACCTCTGCGTCAGTGGGGCCCCAGTGAATATGCCAATACCAAACATCCCTTCACCAACATACAGATCACAGACAAAGGCCTCGACGAAATTGTAAAATATGTAGCCGCTGTACGGGATGCTGTAGGTTATGATATCCCGCTTGCTGCCGACCATTTGGGGCATATGGGGGTAAATAGTAATATCCGGCTGGGCAAAGCCCTGGAAAAATACCAGCTGGCCTGGCTCGAAGACATGGTGCCATGGGAATATACCAAGCTATGGAAGCAGATCACAGATGCCATTGATACACCTACGCTTACCGGCGAAGACATTTACCTTAAAGAAGAATTCATAAAACTCATCGATGCGGGTGCTGTAGACATGATTCAGCCTGATCTGGCCAGTTCTGGCGGTATTCTGGAAACAAAACGTATCGGTGATTTTGCAGAAGAACGGGGAGTTCCGATGGCGATGCACTTTGCCGGTACACCGGTTGGGTTTATGGCAAATGTACATTGCGCTGCAGCTACCCAGAACTTTGTTGCCCTAGAGCATCACTCGGTAGATGTGCCCTGGTGGGAAGATCTGGTAACCGGAGATAAACCGCTGGTGAAAGATGGATTTGCCCCTGTTCCCAACAAGCCAGGCTTGGGTATCGAACTGAATGAGAAAGTGGTAAAAGAACACTTATTCAAAGGCGAACAATATTTTGCGCCTACGCCTGAATGGAACGAAGACCGCTCTGCCGACCGCCTGTGGAGCTAG
- a CDS encoding AGE family epimerase/isomerase, translated as MPVSTLISFLLVALATFYPLHPEFNRATIANEMEQSLQRDLLTKFFPAVIDEEKGGFLTTFTYDWKLTGPQDKMIVTQARHTWTPAKAALFYPGNQEYRTAARHGYAYLRNVLWDKYHGGFYTWVSRDGKPKDDEPKTAYGNAFGIYALAAYYQLSGDTATLNLAKQAFLWLEKHSHDPKAKGYFQHLTREGKPILKRSATNPEVGYKDQNSSIHLLEAFTELYSVWPDNLLRVRLQEMLMLIRDRIVTPKGYLTLFLTPEWKPVSYRDSSETARKANHRLDHVSFGHDVETAYLLLEASHTLGLKHDEVTMKIAKKMVDHALQNGWDNQAGGFYDQGYYYKGSDKIAIIHDAKNWWTQAEALNTLLLMADTYPNDKQQYYDKFTKQWEYVKKYLLDSKYGGWYAGGIDKEPDQAKGNKGHAWKACYHESRSLMNCLLRLNPDKQAPSAPTGLTISTNNSQAVVKWKASTDNRQVIGYDIYLGGKKIGFTPLAQFALSASDASKKNDLYVIAKDLSGNETVSQAITRE; from the coding sequence ATGCCTGTTTCTACCTTAATTAGCTTTTTACTAGTGGCACTGGCTACCTTTTATCCCCTACATCCGGAATTTAATAGAGCCACTATTGCCAATGAAATGGAGCAATCTTTACAAAGAGACTTGCTCACAAAATTTTTCCCGGCTGTTATTGATGAAGAAAAAGGAGGATTTCTTACCACTTTCACCTACGACTGGAAACTCACCGGTCCGCAAGACAAAATGATTGTAACCCAGGCCCGCCACACCTGGACACCAGCCAAAGCAGCTTTGTTTTATCCAGGCAACCAGGAATACCGAACTGCCGCCCGGCATGGCTATGCTTATCTTCGGAATGTGTTGTGGGACAAATATCATGGTGGATTTTATACCTGGGTAAGCCGAGATGGAAAACCAAAAGACGATGAGCCCAAAACAGCCTATGGCAATGCATTCGGAATTTATGCCCTGGCAGCGTATTATCAGCTTTCTGGTGATACGGCTACATTAAATTTAGCAAAACAGGCATTTTTGTGGCTAGAAAAACATAGCCATGATCCAAAAGCAAAAGGCTATTTTCAACATCTGACCAGAGAAGGCAAACCTATATTGAAACGCTCGGCTACTAACCCCGAAGTAGGCTATAAGGATCAGAACAGTTCTATTCACCTGCTCGAAGCTTTTACAGAACTATACAGCGTATGGCCGGATAATCTGCTGAGGGTACGTTTGCAGGAAATGCTGATGCTCATCAGAGATAGGATTGTAACACCCAAAGGATACCTGACTTTATTCCTTACGCCAGAATGGAAACCGGTTTCTTACCGGGACTCTTCCGAAACAGCCAGAAAAGCCAACCACCGGCTCGACCATGTATCGTTCGGGCATGATGTAGAAACGGCTTATCTACTGCTCGAAGCATCGCATACGCTGGGTCTGAAACATGATGAGGTTACGATGAAAATTGCCAAGAAAATGGTAGACCATGCCCTGCAAAATGGATGGGATAACCAGGCTGGCGGATTTTATGACCAGGGCTATTATTATAAGGGTAGTGATAAAATTGCAATTATTCATGATGCCAAAAACTGGTGGACACAGGCAGAAGCCTTGAATACCTTATTGCTGATGGCTGATACCTACCCCAACGACAAACAACAGTATTACGACAAGTTTACCAAACAGTGGGAGTATGTAAAAAAATACCTGCTCGATTCTAAATATGGCGGCTGGTATGCCGGTGGTATTGATAAAGAACCAGATCAGGCGAAAGGTAATAAAGGCCATGCCTGGAAAGCCTGTTATCATGAAAGCCGTTCACTGATGAACTGCTTACTCCGGTTAAATCCTGATAAACAAGCACCGAGCGCCCCAACGGGTTTAACTATCAGTACAAATAATAGTCAGGCCGTTGTAAAATGGAAAGCATCTACCGATAACAGACAAGTAATAGGATATGATATTTATTTGGGTGGGAAAAAAATAGGATTTACACCGCTTGCACAGTTTGCCTTATCTGCCAGTGATGCTTCTAAAAAGAATGATTTGTACGTAATTGCCAAAGATTTGTCTGGTAATGAAACGGTATCGCAGGCTATTACCAGAGAGTAG
- a CDS encoding N,N-dimethylformamidase beta subunit family domain-containing protein codes for MKKRLYLLLYKFVSVICLLICLPVYVYAQQTNSLILAENHKPGTKEWMLTKVDTVRTFIKDQKSAPPYYARSKRIEGFVSKTSYAAGDTVHVYVNTEPISTFKLEVFRMGYYQGNGGRRMLSVENIKGIAQPTPEDGKRNLRESVWQRSHSFTIPSEWVSGVYLGKLTENNTGYQAYIVFVVKDKRKADFMFQVSDLTWQAYNRWPAWRSLYDFQDNIWNTSGGNILSFDRPYTFYYNGLPSNLNLYTNGSGEFLLWEFPLAFWMEREGYDVTYVSNLDTHQDAQGLLRVKGFISVGHDEYWTRQMHMNVSHARDQGINLLFLGGNSVDGEIFLTTSSDGRPDRIMGRIRDFPDEQNLMGASSYGVGLGNWTVKQADHWLFEKTGLKNGDAISDLVGWEYQGPPLRNDPSLIVLAQSKMDDKWKPDPDNYTTTIYNGPKGNFVFNAATCWWSMPLSSPPSFRNPPGKDFTKEDVRVQQMTRNLLNRARSVQAGK; via the coding sequence ATGAAAAAACGTTTGTATCTTTTGCTATACAAGTTTGTTAGTGTCATTTGCCTGCTGATATGCTTGCCAGTATACGTATATGCACAGCAGACCAACAGCCTGATTTTGGCAGAGAACCATAAGCCAGGCACCAAAGAATGGATGCTTACCAAGGTGGATACAGTACGCACGTTTATCAAAGACCAGAAGAGCGCACCCCCTTATTATGCCAGAAGCAAACGGATAGAAGGTTTTGTATCCAAAACTAGTTATGCAGCCGGAGATACGGTGCATGTATATGTAAATACAGAGCCTATATCCACATTTAAACTGGAAGTGTTCCGGATGGGCTATTACCAGGGAAATGGAGGCAGGCGGATGCTATCTGTAGAGAATATAAAAGGCATCGCACAACCCACCCCTGAAGATGGAAAAAGGAACCTGAGAGAATCGGTATGGCAGCGCTCACATTCCTTTACAATACCTTCCGAATGGGTAAGTGGGGTGTATCTGGGTAAACTCACCGAGAATAATACCGGCTATCAGGCATATATCGTATTTGTGGTAAAAGATAAACGCAAAGCCGATTTTATGTTCCAGGTGTCTGATCTTACTTGGCAAGCCTATAACCGGTGGCCAGCCTGGCGCTCTTTATACGATTTTCAGGACAATATCTGGAATACAAGTGGAGGCAATATATTGAGCTTCGACCGTCCTTATACTTTCTATTACAATGGCCTTCCTTCGAATTTGAATCTATATACCAATGGTTCGGGAGAGTTTTTGCTATGGGAATTTCCCCTGGCTTTCTGGATGGAAAGAGAAGGCTATGATGTTACCTATGTTTCTAACCTGGATACCCACCAGGATGCCCAAGGGCTATTGCGGGTAAAAGGATTTATTTCAGTAGGCCACGACGAATACTGGACGAGGCAGATGCATATGAATGTAAGCCATGCCCGTGACCAGGGAATAAATCTGTTGTTTTTGGGGGGCAATTCTGTGGATGGAGAAATCTTTCTGACGACCAGCTCCGATGGAAGGCCAGATAGGATTATGGGCCGTATTCGCGATTTTCCAGATGAACAAAACCTGATGGGTGCTTCTTCTTACGGCGTTGGCCTTGGCAACTGGACTGTAAAACAAGCTGATCATTGGTTGTTTGAAAAAACCGGACTAAAAAACGGCGATGCGATATCTGACCTAGTTGGGTGGGAATATCAGGGTCCGCCCTTGCGGAATGATCCAAGCCTGATCGTACTGGCGCAATCCAAAATGGATGATAAATGGAAGCCAGACCCGGATAATTATACCACTACCATCTATAATGGTCCGAAAGGAAATTTTGTTTTTAATGCAGCCACTTGCTGGTGGAGTATGCCTTTATCATCACCACCTAGTTTCCGGAACCCTCCTGGCAAAGATTTCACCAAAGAAGATGTCAGGGTACAGCAGATGACTCGCAACTTACTGAATCGGGCCAGATCAGTCCAGGCAGGTAAATAA
- a CDS encoding PVC-type heme-binding CxxCH protein, which yields MLFQTVIFVACSSSQNSKETAAKTDHSERLATIKVPEGYSVEVVAGPDLVDYPMFGTVDETGRLFLFESTGDVYAKSEDAIQNPKFRINLLEDTNEDGIYDKSTIFADKVGFPQGGVFYKGSLYASSAPDLLKLTDTNGDGVADKREVLLSGWILNVNANSLIGPFIGPDGWLYLTNAIMGFDLTTKEGQRLKGGTARIWRVQPDGSKLEWISAGGMNNPVELTFTEAAEPIGTETYFTDPKAGQRDALVYWTEGGVYPKPNKNIDRDSLVRTGELMPVISKYSRVSPAGIGRYRNTALGEDFKDNLFSAQFNTHRIIRHKLIREGASFHTEDQVFFSTTNEDFHPTDVLEDGDGSLLVVETGGWFIKGCPLSQVSKPELQGAVYRVRRKNTPTVDDPFGKQINWNSLEATKAVSLLSDDRPFVRDRAVQRLVDLGETAVIPLSEALKNYKLADVRTKAVFILYRIGTDKALTGIRSALGDADLQVRVAAARSVGLAKDKQAINKLMEMVAKDEAAAKRQAATALGQIGAPLAVPALLSAADGNSDRFIQHAIIYSLITLNQPAEIQQALAHTSSQVQEVAMIALDQMAASTLQAGQVMPFLTNTNKNLQHTALWVASHHPEWAKEMIGFLEKRLKGSVLSTDEIDLYGEMLVSFCGNTAMQQFMANALKEATTDRKLFLMDAMAKCPGKEFPPIWTESIGSQLTSSTDPLVQAKVLELVNLREITFLSKQLKQAAENTKIQANIRIAALGALLKTQSALSESQFQYLYSQLQAENEAPLRQQAATVLAQSKLSEEQLMKLATEYLPKADAFILPRLIPVFQHGHTGEIGKALATTLMNSKSLDSFSEENMQTIFASYPQEVKPGIDSLLAKLREVQAGRLKRLQEMEGRIADGDLEKGRTLFFGKAICWTCHKIGNEGGKLGPDLTSIQKDRSAHDLLEAIVYPSVSFVREYETYRIKTKTGEHTGVIQEKTPQAIVLGTTPQNSVRIPREEIVSMEIQNTSMMPQGLDQLLTPQEMADLMAFILGQDQDPETDQSILR from the coding sequence ATGTTGTTCCAAACAGTAATTTTTGTAGCCTGCTCGTCTTCACAAAACAGCAAAGAGACAGCTGCAAAGACGGATCATTCCGAACGTTTAGCAACTATTAAAGTACCTGAGGGCTACTCAGTAGAAGTAGTCGCCGGTCCGGATCTAGTGGATTATCCTATGTTTGGTACGGTAGACGAAACCGGAAGGCTTTTTTTATTTGAATCTACCGGTGATGTGTATGCTAAATCGGAAGATGCTATTCAGAATCCTAAGTTCCGGATCAACCTGCTGGAAGACACCAATGAGGATGGTATCTATGATAAAAGCACCATTTTTGCCGACAAAGTAGGTTTTCCGCAGGGAGGTGTTTTCTACAAAGGAAGCCTCTATGCTTCTTCTGCCCCCGATCTGCTCAAACTCACGGATACCAATGGAGATGGGGTAGCCGACAAAAGGGAAGTATTGCTTTCGGGCTGGATTCTGAATGTGAATGCAAATAGTCTGATTGGTCCTTTTATCGGGCCTGATGGATGGCTGTATTTGACCAATGCCATTATGGGGTTTGACTTAACTACCAAAGAAGGGCAACGGCTGAAAGGCGGCACTGCCCGTATCTGGCGGGTTCAACCAGATGGTTCTAAGCTGGAATGGATTTCGGCTGGCGGCATGAATAATCCGGTAGAACTCACCTTTACCGAAGCAGCAGAACCCATTGGTACCGAAACTTATTTTACCGATCCCAAAGCCGGCCAACGGGATGCATTGGTATACTGGACCGAAGGGGGTGTATATCCCAAGCCAAATAAAAATATTGACAGAGATAGCCTGGTGCGTACCGGTGAACTGATGCCAGTCATTTCCAAGTATTCCAGAGTTTCGCCAGCAGGTATTGGCCGTTACCGGAATACTGCACTGGGCGAAGACTTTAAAGATAATTTATTCAGTGCCCAGTTTAATACGCATCGTATCATCCGGCACAAATTAATCCGTGAGGGTGCTTCATTCCACACCGAAGACCAAGTTTTCTTTTCTACAACCAATGAAGATTTTCACCCGACAGATGTACTGGAAGATGGCGATGGCAGCCTGCTGGTGGTAGAAACTGGAGGGTGGTTTATTAAAGGATGTCCGCTTTCACAAGTTTCCAAGCCAGAACTGCAGGGCGCTGTTTACCGCGTACGCCGCAAAAATACCCCAACAGTGGATGATCCCTTTGGTAAACAAATCAACTGGAATTCTCTGGAAGCAACAAAAGCCGTAAGCCTACTGTCAGATGATCGGCCTTTTGTACGAGACCGGGCTGTACAGCGGCTGGTAGATTTGGGTGAAACTGCTGTAATCCCCCTAAGCGAAGCATTAAAAAATTACAAATTGGCAGATGTCCGTACCAAAGCAGTGTTTATTCTCTACCGGATAGGCACAGATAAAGCATTAACCGGCATCCGTTCTGCCCTCGGCGATGCTGATTTGCAAGTACGAGTAGCTGCCGCCCGTTCTGTAGGTCTGGCAAAAGATAAGCAGGCTATCAACAAATTGATGGAAATGGTAGCTAAAGATGAAGCGGCTGCTAAACGTCAGGCGGCAACCGCTTTAGGCCAGATAGGTGCCCCCTTAGCAGTTCCGGCCCTATTATCGGCCGCAGATGGGAATAGCGACCGTTTTATTCAACATGCTATTATTTATTCACTCATTACACTCAACCAGCCGGCAGAAATACAGCAAGCACTAGCACATACATCTTCCCAAGTACAGGAGGTAGCCATGATCGCTTTAGACCAGATGGCGGCATCCACTTTACAAGCCGGTCAGGTGATGCCTTTTCTGACAAATACCAACAAAAATCTGCAACATACAGCTCTTTGGGTAGCTTCACACCATCCAGAGTGGGCTAAGGAAATGATCGGGTTTTTAGAAAAACGGTTGAAAGGCAGTGTACTTTCTACCGATGAAATAGACCTGTACGGTGAAATGTTAGTGTCTTTTTGTGGGAACACCGCCATGCAACAGTTTATGGCAAATGCCCTGAAAGAAGCTACAACTGATCGCAAATTATTTCTGATGGATGCGATGGCTAAATGTCCTGGAAAAGAATTTCCGCCTATCTGGACAGAAAGTATAGGCAGTCAGCTTACTTCCTCTACTGATCCTCTGGTACAGGCAAAGGTACTGGAACTGGTAAATCTGCGGGAGATTACTTTCCTCAGTAAACAACTTAAGCAGGCAGCTGAAAACACTAAAATCCAGGCAAATATACGGATTGCAGCCCTGGGTGCATTGCTCAAAACGCAATCGGCACTTAGCGAAAGTCAGTTTCAATACTTATATAGTCAGTTGCAGGCCGAAAATGAAGCCCCTCTTCGCCAGCAGGCCGCTACTGTACTAGCGCAAAGCAAACTTTCGGAAGAACAACTGATGAAACTTGCTACAGAATATCTACCCAAAGCCGATGCCTTTATTTTGCCTCGCCTGATTCCGGTGTTTCAGCATGGGCATACCGGTGAAATTGGGAAAGCCCTGGCTACTACGTTAATGAATTCGAAAAGCCTGGATAGTTTTTCGGAAGAAAATATGCAAACCATTTTTGCCAGTTATCCGCAAGAAGTGAAACCAGGTATCGATAGTTTGTTGGCAAAACTACGGGAAGTTCAGGCCGGAAGGCTGAAACGCCTGCAGGAAATGGAAGGCCGTATTGCCGATGGAGATCTGGAAAAAGGCCGTACCTTGTTTTTCGGAAAAGCCATTTGCTGGACCTGTCATAAAATTGGCAACGAAGGCGGAAAACTGGGACCAGATCTCACTTCGATCCAGAAAGACCGTTCTGCCCATGATTTATTAGAAGCGATTGTATATCCAAGTGTGAGTTTTGTGCGCGAGTATGAAACCTACCGCATCAAGACTAAAACTGGTGAGCATACTGGTGTTATTCAGGAAAAAACACCACAAGCTATTGTCCTGGGCACTACCCCTCAAAATTCGGTTCGTATTCCCAGAGAAGAAATCGTTTCGATGGAAATCCAGAATACATCTATGATGCCACAAGGATTGGATCAATTACTCACACCCCAGGAAATGGCTGATCTCATGGCATTCATTCTCGGCCAGGACCAGGATCCGGAAACAGATCAGTCTATACTCAGGTAA
- a CDS encoding RDD family protein: MPTTKQFNLTHLKIDDSLQGSSLASFGRRTIAFIIDWVIIFACTQYLWLTALVIFALVMMRKKYKTAFLRNSILIRNNIHKLDEHLEKYDVEQSLRSQFKKHLTWYMYLIIYGPIVVSIVIAAGIVLGMLSPTEYGAISEKQVQGAMLFHPFKDVYNVFTFFGGLLSGMLYFSLFTWKWQGQTPGKRLMKIKVVKLNGTPITLWNSFERFSGYSSSASSFLLGFFQYYWDTNHQTTHDKISETIVVQA, from the coding sequence ATGCCAACCACCAAACAATTTAACCTAACCCACCTCAAAATTGACGATTCCCTGCAAGGAAGTTCTCTGGCTTCTTTTGGCAGAAGAACCATAGCCTTTATAATAGACTGGGTGATAATATTTGCCTGTACCCAGTATCTATGGCTCACCGCTTTGGTCATATTTGCGCTGGTAATGATGAGGAAAAAATATAAAACGGCCTTCCTGCGCAATTCAATCCTGATCCGTAATAATATTCATAAGCTGGATGAGCATCTGGAGAAATATGATGTAGAACAATCGCTCCGGAGCCAGTTTAAAAAGCATCTCACCTGGTATATGTATCTGATCATCTATGGCCCTATTGTCGTTTCAATTGTAATAGCGGCCGGTATTGTGTTGGGCATGCTTTCGCCTACAGAATATGGGGCAATTTCAGAAAAACAGGTACAAGGAGCGATGCTTTTTCATCCGTTTAAGGATGTATATAATGTCTTTACTTTTTTTGGCGGACTGCTGAGCGGTATGTTATACTTTTCACTATTCACCTGGAAATGGCAGGGACAAACACCCGGCAAACGTTTGATGAAAATTAAAGTAGTGAAACTGAATGGTACGCCTATTACCTTGTGGAACAGTTTTGAACGTTTTTCCGGCTATTCTTCTTCAGCTTCTTCGTTTCTGCTTGGCTTTTTTCAATACTACTGGGACACCAATCACCAGACCACCCACGATAAAATATCTGAGACTATTGTGGTTCAGGCGTAA